A genomic region of Mesobacillus jeotgali contains the following coding sequences:
- a CDS encoding lmo0937 family membrane protein: MLWTIAGILLVLWLLGLIFEIAGGIIHILLIIGIILIAYKAIKGRATGS, from the coding sequence ATGTTGTGGACAATAGCGGGTATATTACTGGTGCTTTGGTTATTAGGACTGATATTTGAAATCGCCGGCGGCATCATTCACATTCTGCTCATCATCGGTATTATCTTGATTGCGTATAAAGCGATCAAAGGCCGAGCGACAGGGTCATAA
- a CDS encoding HAD family hydrolase: protein MPNYKILFLDIDGTILTPDNTIEDSTKNAISEMKKKNIEVVLATGRPIHEIKELGEELNISSFIGYNGALGIYEDETIFAEPMPVKDVKYILNVAKKHNHKLVLYTNKKNYLTDLDSDLVKTFLQQFHLRQNDIFSEDVIEGILGMTIITTGNNGEAHYEFADGIHLSQVNVEGMHHCYDVIRDKVNKGVGIQFLLTKLGIKRENSIAFGDGMNDKEMLSFAGEGFAMGNAHPDLFQHAKNRTTDVTDSGIFNGLKSLGLL, encoded by the coding sequence ATGCCCAACTACAAGATATTATTCTTAGATATAGATGGAACAATTTTAACTCCCGATAATACTATCGAGGATTCCACGAAGAACGCTATCAGTGAAATGAAGAAAAAAAATATTGAGGTCGTTCTTGCCACAGGACGTCCGATTCATGAGATTAAAGAGCTTGGGGAAGAGCTTAACATTTCCTCTTTTATAGGATATAACGGTGCTTTGGGAATATATGAAGACGAAACGATCTTTGCTGAACCAATGCCTGTAAAGGATGTAAAATACATCCTGAATGTTGCGAAAAAACATAATCATAAGCTGGTCTTGTATACCAATAAAAAAAATTATTTAACAGACCTGGACTCGGATTTGGTCAAAACCTTCCTTCAGCAATTTCATCTGCGTCAGAATGATATTTTTTCAGAGGATGTCATTGAAGGGATTCTCGGCATGACGATTATCACTACTGGAAATAATGGAGAAGCACACTATGAATTCGCTGATGGAATACATTTGTCACAGGTCAATGTAGAGGGTATGCATCATTGCTACGATGTCATCCGTGATAAGGTAAATAAAGGGGTTGGCATTCAATTCTTGTTGACAAAACTGGGAATAAAACGGGAAAACTCCATTGCCTTTGGGGATGGAATGAATGACAAAGAAATGCTTTCATTCGCAGGAGAAGGTTTTGCCATGGGCAATGCCCATCCGGACTTGTTCCAGCATGCAAAGAATAGAACCACAGATGTGACCGACTCAGGGATTTTTAACGGTTTGAAGTCGTTAGGATTGCTGTAA
- the aspA gene encoding aspartate ammonia-lyase: MSEVKVRIEKDFLGTKEVLADAYYGIQTLRAVENFPITGYRIHSELIKAMAMVKKAAALANMETGRLYGGLGEVIVKAADEIIQGQWHEQFIVDPIQGGAGTSINMNTNEVIANRALELLGENKGDYFTLSPNSHVNMAQSTNDAFPTAMHISVLSLLDKLLDTMQIMRDVFSQKAREFDAVIKMGRTHLQDAVPIRLGQEFEAYTRVIERDIDRIKHTRGHLFEVNMGATAVGTGLNANPKYIKNVVRHLSEISGYPLTNADHLVDATQNTDAYTTVSAALKVCMMNMSKIANDLRLMASGPRVGFNEIFLPSRQPGSSIMPGKVNPVMPEVINQVAFQVIGNDHTICLASEAGQLELNVMEPVLIFNLIQSISIMNNGFKVFTDHCLVGIEANKEKLEKDVERSVGIITAVNPHLGYEAVSRIAREAILTGKSVRELCLAYDVLTEEELDLILNPYEMTNPGIAGEELLNKD; encoded by the coding sequence ATGTCTGAGGTTAAAGTCCGTATTGAGAAGGATTTTCTGGGTACGAAGGAAGTTTTAGCGGATGCGTATTATGGCATTCAAACTTTAAGGGCTGTTGAAAACTTCCCGATAACCGGGTATAGAATACATAGTGAACTTATAAAGGCAATGGCCATGGTAAAAAAAGCTGCGGCACTTGCCAATATGGAAACAGGAAGGCTTTACGGCGGCCTTGGAGAGGTCATTGTAAAAGCGGCTGATGAAATAATCCAGGGTCAGTGGCATGAACAGTTCATCGTGGATCCAATTCAGGGAGGAGCTGGGACCTCCATCAACATGAACACGAATGAAGTAATTGCGAACCGCGCACTGGAATTGCTTGGTGAGAATAAAGGGGATTATTTTACATTAAGCCCTAATTCGCATGTGAACATGGCTCAATCGACGAATGATGCTTTTCCTACTGCGATGCACATTTCTGTGCTATCCCTTTTGGACAAGCTATTGGATACTATGCAGATCATGCGAGATGTTTTTTCCCAGAAAGCAAGGGAATTTGATGCTGTCATAAAAATGGGCAGGACGCACCTACAGGACGCTGTTCCGATTCGTCTCGGCCAGGAATTTGAAGCATATACAAGGGTGATTGAACGAGATATCGACAGAATTAAGCATACTCGCGGTCATCTATTCGAAGTGAATATGGGAGCAACCGCCGTGGGTACCGGGCTGAATGCCAATCCTAAATACATCAAAAATGTTGTCCGTCACCTTTCTGAAATCAGCGGATATCCTTTAACGAATGCTGACCATTTAGTGGATGCGACTCAAAATACCGATGCTTATACAACCGTATCTGCTGCCTTGAAGGTTTGCATGATGAATATGTCGAAGATAGCCAACGACTTACGACTGATGGCGTCAGGTCCTCGAGTGGGCTTTAACGAAATTTTCCTTCCTTCAAGACAACCAGGCTCATCCATCATGCCTGGCAAGGTGAATCCGGTTATGCCTGAAGTCATCAACCAGGTTGCTTTCCAGGTTATTGGAAACGACCATACGATCTGTCTTGCATCCGAAGCGGGCCAGCTCGAGTTGAATGTAATGGAACCTGTTCTTATTTTTAACCTGATCCAATCAATCAGCATCATGAACAATGGTTTCAAGGTATTTACTGACCACTGTCTCGTTGGAATTGAAGCGAACAAAGAGAAGCTTGAAAAAGATGTGGAGAGAAGTGTAGGCATCATCACTGCTGTCAATCCGCACTTAGGTTATGAAGCAGTGTCGAGAATCGCGAGAGAAGCGATCTTGACAGGGAAGTCAGTAAGGGAACTATGCCTTGCATACGACGTCCTGACAGAAGAAGAGCTGGATTTGATCCTGAATCCATATGAAATGACAAACCCTGGGATTGCAGGGGAAGAACTGTTGAATAAAGACTGA
- a CDS encoding MerR family transcriptional regulator encodes MTDTQFMKAYTIKEVSKKINVPSGTIRQWEKDLAGLLIVPRTKQGARFYTDIEIDELMKIKQMRDKNLSKEMIRDLLQRHKSSDAVSDRSPHENSLTVNSNMPAASPTGSPNDFDTFMFAMEQYKKSLLEEVKAEIRNGIRKEVLEEVKKEISKGTFTTVKTLSDSIYKTGEKTNEHIMVLSETVAKSSEESSERLGTISSELTNVSKGTSEISTNLAKVSKGTTEMFSKLSDSVTKASQGTTDKITKLTENVAKVSKGTSEKINALSGSLANVSKGTSERIASLTSSLTKTSKGTNEKIVKLESTVNKLSSGTNNELSLLAKRLNETTETVSEEFKILADYVSNSRETTNQELSNLNQVINQERDYFVRTLQSEREELRQEIRQRDEMFKNMVDSFRETAASKQSKRNWWKVWK; translated from the coding sequence ATGACTGACACTCAATTCATGAAGGCATACACAATCAAAGAGGTGTCCAAGAAAATAAATGTTCCGTCTGGCACCATTAGACAATGGGAAAAAGATCTTGCGGGACTGCTGATCGTCCCAAGAACGAAACAAGGTGCAAGATTTTATACGGATATAGAAATAGACGAACTGATGAAGATAAAGCAAATGCGTGATAAAAATTTAAGCAAAGAGATGATTCGGGATCTCTTACAGAGGCATAAAAGTTCTGATGCGGTTTCCGATCGATCTCCACATGAAAACAGCCTAACTGTAAATTCGAATATGCCAGCCGCTTCTCCGACAGGCAGCCCAAATGATTTTGATACTTTTATGTTTGCTATGGAACAATATAAGAAGTCCTTGCTTGAAGAGGTAAAAGCAGAAATCAGGAACGGCATTCGAAAGGAAGTTCTGGAGGAAGTAAAAAAAGAAATCTCTAAAGGTACTTTTACAACAGTAAAAACCCTTTCCGATTCTATCTATAAAACAGGAGAAAAAACCAATGAACATATAATGGTGCTATCTGAAACAGTTGCCAAAAGCTCGGAAGAAAGTTCCGAACGCCTCGGAACGATATCTTCTGAGCTTACGAATGTTTCGAAAGGTACTTCCGAAATTAGCACGAACCTTGCAAAAGTTTCTAAAGGTACGACAGAAATGTTCAGCAAGCTTTCAGATTCTGTAACCAAAGCTTCTCAAGGTACGACTGATAAAATAACGAAGCTGACCGAGAATGTTGCGAAGGTTTCAAAAGGTACTTCCGAAAAAATAAATGCACTATCCGGCAGTCTTGCGAATGTCTCGAAGGGCACTTCCGAACGAATTGCATCTTTAACATCTAGTTTGACTAAGACCTCAAAAGGCACGAATGAAAAAATTGTAAAGTTAGAGAGCACGGTCAATAAGCTGTCCTCCGGTACAAATAACGAATTATCACTTTTGGCAAAACGCTTGAACGAGACAACCGAGACAGTTTCCGAAGAGTTTAAAATACTTGCTGACTATGTTTCAAATAGTCGCGAAACAACAAATCAGGAGCTCTCAAATTTAAACCAGGTCATCAATCAGGAACGAGATTATTTTGTCCGCACCCTTCAAAGTGAACGTGAAGAATTACGCCAGGAGATCAGGCAGCGGGACGAAATGTTTAAAAATATGGTCGATAGCTTCAGGGAGACGGCAGCTTCGAAACAATCAAAACGCAATTGGTGGAAGGTTTGGAAGTAG
- a CDS encoding glycerophosphodiester phosphodiesterase: MLRYFRWVAITALIIYLSGASSDFAIAKISSDYGQIKAINISHRGASGHAPEHTLQAYELGNVMNGDYIEIDLQMTKDGELIALHDETIDRTTEKKGLVKNLTLKEIKKLDAGSWFNDAYPEKMSTEYLGLQIPTLREVLDRFGPNSKFFIETKSPEVYPGMEEKLINTLNEYNLTGANHTFGNVVVQSFSVESLRKVHEIDESIPLVQLLSYYAPAVITDTELSKIKEYAVGVGLHYTAVSPGYIKKVTDSGLMVFPYTVNEKEDMNMLLDWGVTGMFTNYPDRLNEVIQSRIPKKP; encoded by the coding sequence TTGTTGAGATATTTTCGCTGGGTAGCAATAACAGCATTGATCATTTACTTATCAGGAGCTTCATCAGATTTTGCTATAGCGAAGATCTCCTCAGATTACGGGCAAATAAAAGCAATCAACATTTCTCATCGTGGCGCATCAGGCCATGCCCCCGAACATACATTGCAGGCATATGAACTAGGGAATGTCATGAATGGCGATTACATTGAGATCGACCTTCAAATGACGAAGGATGGAGAATTAATTGCGCTGCATGACGAAACAATTGACCGGACTACCGAAAAAAAGGGTCTGGTCAAAAACCTTACTCTAAAGGAAATAAAGAAACTTGATGCAGGCTCCTGGTTTAATGATGCTTACCCTGAAAAAATGAGTACCGAGTATTTGGGGCTTCAAATCCCTACCCTGCGAGAGGTGCTTGATAGGTTCGGTCCAAACTCGAAGTTTTTCATAGAAACCAAATCGCCTGAAGTCTATCCTGGAATGGAAGAGAAACTAATAAATACACTGAATGAATACAATCTCACCGGGGCCAATCATACATTCGGAAATGTTGTTGTTCAATCATTCAGTGTAGAAAGTTTAAGGAAAGTCCATGAAATAGATGAGTCGATTCCATTGGTCCAGCTGTTGTCCTACTACGCTCCAGCGGTCATCACCGATACTGAACTAAGTAAAATCAAGGAGTATGCGGTTGGAGTTGGATTGCATTATACGGCAGTTAGTCCCGGGTATATTAAAAAGGTCACAGATTCTGGTTTAATGGTTTTCCCTTATACAGTCAATGAAAAGGAAGATATGAACATGCTTCTGGATTGGGGAGTCACAGGGATGTTTACCAATTACCCCGATCGGTTGAACGAAGTCATACAAAGCAGAATACCAAAAAAACCGTAA
- a CDS encoding pyridoxamine 5'-phosphate oxidase family protein yields MNYVINSFEELRTLFGEPSELAKRKVISFVDEHCRNYIDQSPFVVLSTSDENGYTDASPRGDAPGFVLVLDKNRIVIPDRPGNKRMDSLKNILSNPRVGLLFLIPGMPETLRVNGKASLTQEPVLLERMKAGGKNPLLGIEVEVEECYIQCGKALKRSGLWNPESWADSSTLPSGAEILAAHSKLPGSSEADIKKRLEEGYKNRLY; encoded by the coding sequence ATGAATTATGTAATTAATAGTTTTGAAGAATTAAGGACATTGTTCGGGGAGCCTAGTGAGTTGGCTAAACGGAAGGTCATATCTTTCGTAGACGAACACTGCCGTAACTACATAGACCAATCACCGTTTGTGGTCTTATCTACCTCTGACGAAAACGGGTACACAGACGCTTCTCCTAGGGGAGATGCACCTGGATTTGTGCTTGTTCTGGACAAAAACCGAATTGTGATTCCAGACCGTCCCGGTAACAAGAGAATGGACTCATTGAAAAATATTTTATCCAATCCAAGGGTAGGCCTGTTATTTCTTATACCTGGGATGCCAGAAACATTGAGAGTGAATGGGAAGGCCAGTTTGACACAGGAGCCAGTGCTACTAGAAAGAATGAAAGCCGGCGGCAAGAATCCCCTGCTTGGAATCGAAGTAGAAGTGGAGGAATGCTATATACAATGCGGAAAAGCATTAAAGCGGTCTGGTTTATGGAATCCTGAAAGCTGGGCAGATTCATCCACATTGCCATCCGGTGCTGAAATATTGGCAGCACACTCCAAGCTTCCTGGATCCTCAGAAGCAGATATCAAGAAGAGGTTGGAAGAAGGATATAAAAATAGACTTTATTGA
- a CDS encoding AbrB family transcriptional regulator — translation MRSTVNKRSFIFAFLIALSGGLVFSFLSIPVPWLLGPMSAILIADRFKGLTLSWPRTLRDVALMLIGYSIGLSFTRSSVENIIENLPAMLIMTVILVASAAVMSKVISKLSGVDYPTVLTGSIPGGLSQMIIFAEEMKGIDVTTVTFLQVSRLLMIVFVVPFIIFGPIFDISHMKGELTGSDPFIFDPFMIFIFSIVCILGVIIGKKLRLPTPFLLGPLLGTAIMTYSGYTGPTLPTIVMDASQLMIGGYIGMLLKPEKLKNKASTIILALLSGFLLVIGSLLLSFFLSDALNINIVTSFLSLAPGGMDQMGIIAHEVSADLSIVSGFQLFRLFFIYFVVPPVLRWYFKRKLRVQKDSL, via the coding sequence TTGAGATCAACCGTAAATAAAAGATCATTTATATTTGCATTTTTAATAGCCTTATCTGGTGGTTTAGTGTTTTCATTCTTATCAATTCCGGTTCCGTGGCTACTCGGACCGATGTCTGCAATTCTGATTGCTGACCGTTTCAAAGGTTTAACACTAAGTTGGCCGAGAACCTTAAGGGATGTAGCGTTAATGCTCATCGGTTATTCAATCGGACTTTCCTTTACACGCTCCTCTGTTGAGAATATCATAGAAAACCTCCCAGCAATGCTGATCATGACAGTGATCCTCGTCGCGTCTGCTGCCGTGATGTCTAAAGTTATTTCGAAGCTGTCCGGTGTTGATTATCCTACAGTATTGACTGGCAGCATTCCAGGCGGGTTGTCACAAATGATCATTTTTGCAGAAGAAATGAAAGGGATTGATGTCACAACGGTTACCTTCCTACAGGTATCCAGGTTATTGATGATTGTTTTTGTCGTTCCTTTTATCATATTCGGGCCAATTTTCGATATAAGTCATATGAAGGGTGAATTGACAGGCTCAGACCCATTCATTTTCGACCCATTTATGATCTTTATATTTTCTATAGTATGTATCCTCGGAGTGATTATTGGCAAGAAACTGAGGCTGCCTACTCCCTTTTTACTTGGTCCGCTATTAGGAACAGCCATAATGACTTATTCTGGCTATACAGGTCCAACTCTTCCAACCATAGTCATGGATGCTTCACAACTGATGATAGGCGGCTATATTGGTATGTTATTAAAACCTGAGAAATTAAAGAACAAAGCATCAACCATCATTCTCGCTTTGTTAAGTGGTTTCTTACTTGTAATTGGATCTTTGTTGTTAAGTTTCTTTTTATCTGACGCTTTAAACATCAATATAGTTACAAGTTTTCTGAGCCTGGCACCAGGTGGAATGGATCAAATGGGGATTATCGCACACGAGGTAAGTGCTGATTTATCAATTGTTTCAGGCTTTCAACTATTTAGGTTATTTTTCATATATTTTGTAGTTCCTCCGGTTTTAAGGTGGTATTTTAAAAGAAAATTACGCGTTCAAAAGGATTCCCTTTGA
- a CDS encoding DUF3231 family protein, whose product MEDKTKIRLTAAEMSSLWSQYINDTVSVCVLSYFMNNIDDKKVKEIVEFALSASQKNISLLKEIFDGEDFPYPIGFTKKDVNIHAPRLFSDTFAMMYLRHMSILGMAANTAAIGLGTRPDVINFHKSVLKSAIGLQDLTREAMLEQGTYIRPPFISVPDKVDFVEKQKFLSGIKSRRRALTSIEITHLFVNIQTNQIGKALIMGFIQVAQGKEVKEYLQRGKKIAQKHVDLFSDILKNNDIPAPMFWDSAVTDSTTQVFSDKLILFHVSAMIAAGIGNYGAAMAASPRKDIGLKYASLIPEIALYAEDGANIMIKNSWLEEPPMADDRDQLSGLA is encoded by the coding sequence ATGGAGGACAAGACAAAAATACGACTGACTGCGGCAGAAATGTCCAGTTTGTGGTCGCAATATATAAATGATACAGTCTCTGTTTGTGTTTTGAGTTATTTTATGAACAACATAGACGACAAAAAGGTAAAAGAAATTGTGGAGTTTGCTCTCAGCGCATCACAAAAAAACATTTCTCTATTAAAGGAGATTTTCGATGGTGAAGATTTTCCCTACCCAATTGGTTTCACAAAGAAAGATGTGAATATCCATGCTCCACGGCTTTTTTCCGATACATTTGCAATGATGTATTTAAGGCATATGTCCATTCTTGGTATGGCAGCAAATACCGCGGCAATCGGTCTTGGAACGCGGCCTGATGTGATTAACTTTCACAAAAGTGTCTTGAAATCTGCGATTGGACTGCAGGATTTGACAAGGGAGGCAATGCTAGAGCAAGGTACATACATAAGGCCACCATTTATTTCAGTCCCAGATAAGGTTGACTTTGTTGAGAAACAAAAATTCCTTTCGGGGATAAAAAGCAGGAGACGGGCACTTACTTCAATAGAAATAACGCATTTGTTCGTGAATATACAAACTAACCAAATAGGAAAGGCACTGATCATGGGATTCATCCAAGTGGCTCAGGGCAAAGAGGTCAAAGAATATTTGCAGAGAGGAAAGAAAATTGCTCAAAAACATGTCGATTTGTTCAGTGATATCCTTAAGAATAATGACATCCCTGCCCCCATGTTTTGGGATTCAGCTGTAACAGACAGTACAACACAAGTATTTTCAGATAAACTTATCTTATTCCATGTCTCAGCAATGATTGCCGCAGGTATCGGGAATTATGGTGCCGCTATGGCAGCAAGTCCACGAAAGGATATTGGACTTAAATATGCTTCGCTGATTCCTGAAATTGCGCTATATGCAGAAGATGGTGCCAATATCATGATCAAAAACTCATGGCTGGAGGAACCACCGATGGCTGACGACCGGGACCAGCTGTCCGGCTTGGCATAA
- a CDS encoding GGDEF domain-containing protein, with the protein MSKLNAFFLLIIAAVGISLTANVLRFNVSVFLNQLIFSAASLILVEVSVYFYGSNQLSWTILLFIATAGYCFKLIGGIAAALTSVLIVYLHTEGFPLAVLPIYLVIGASAGYISQYLLNKKREHHSWMYMLMEQSKHLQVFREVSTTMQGTLQQDLLLKVILTSVTAGHGLGFNRAMIFLASNQAKSLKGIVGVGPMDVKKGYEVWEKISEDRLKLRDLIEHNFDSNFTDPELNAILRSLDIPIDEHNVFGLALSSQKPVIVKSISKEDMSQILIKDLFQTEEFALIPLINQGKNIGILLIDNIVNKRPITLMDTENILPLANQAAIALDHANLYEQIEEMALHDGLTGLLNQRAFQKILNDHFPIEGNRNSPLSLIIFDIDFFKVFNDKNGHLLGNEVLMKLARVIVNSLRPDDFSFRFGGEEFVVLLPGTLLDQAEVLAEKIRSNVEKASFPGEKTQPSGTLTVSIGVACTNHSGITTKNELIEAADQALYKAKNAGKNTVVSFKEFVTID; encoded by the coding sequence GTGAGCAAGCTGAACGCATTTTTTTTATTAATCATTGCAGCTGTTGGCATATCACTGACAGCAAATGTATTACGATTTAATGTAAGCGTTTTTTTGAACCAACTGATCTTCTCAGCTGCCTCATTAATCCTGGTTGAGGTTTCAGTTTATTTTTATGGAAGTAATCAATTAAGCTGGACTATTCTTTTATTTATTGCGACTGCGGGGTATTGTTTTAAATTAATTGGGGGTATAGCGGCAGCCCTTACTAGTGTTCTTATCGTTTATTTACATACAGAAGGTTTCCCTTTGGCAGTTCTCCCCATTTATTTGGTAATCGGGGCGAGTGCCGGCTATATTTCGCAATATTTACTCAACAAAAAGAGAGAGCACCATAGCTGGATGTACATGCTCATGGAGCAATCCAAGCATTTACAGGTCTTTCGTGAAGTGAGCACAACGATGCAGGGCACTCTTCAGCAGGACCTGCTTTTGAAAGTGATCTTGACATCGGTTACAGCGGGCCATGGCCTTGGATTTAACAGAGCGATGATTTTTCTTGCATCCAATCAAGCTAAGTCCCTTAAAGGGATTGTTGGTGTTGGCCCTATGGATGTAAAGAAAGGGTATGAAGTTTGGGAAAAGATTTCAGAAGACAGACTAAAACTCAGGGATTTAATTGAACATAACTTTGACAGCAATTTTACCGACCCGGAGTTGAATGCTATTTTACGTTCATTGGATATACCAATTGATGAACATAACGTCTTTGGGTTAGCACTATCAAGTCAAAAACCAGTTATTGTTAAGAGCATCTCAAAAGAGGATATGTCACAAATTTTAATTAAGGATTTGTTCCAAACCGAGGAATTCGCATTGATCCCCTTGATTAACCAGGGTAAGAATATCGGTATCCTGCTAATTGATAATATTGTTAATAAGAGACCAATTACCTTGATGGATACTGAAAATATTCTTCCCCTGGCGAACCAGGCTGCGATTGCTCTTGACCATGCTAATCTATATGAACAAATTGAGGAAATGGCTTTACACGATGGTTTGACAGGTCTTCTCAACCAACGGGCTTTCCAGAAAATCCTTAATGATCACTTCCCGATTGAAGGAAATCGGAATAGTCCCCTTTCGTTAATCATCTTTGATATCGATTTCTTTAAGGTGTTCAATGACAAAAACGGCCACCTGCTTGGAAATGAAGTGTTGATGAAGCTGGCAAGAGTCATTGTTAATTCATTAAGACCTGATGATTTTTCCTTCCGATTTGGCGGAGAAGAATTTGTAGTCCTATTGCCTGGCACCCTTCTTGACCAAGCTGAAGTATTAGCTGAAAAAATCCGATCGAACGTGGAGAAAGCAAGCTTTCCTGGTGAAAAGACACAGCCCAGCGGCACATTAACCGTGAGTATCGGAGTAGCCTGTACAAACCATTCTGGAATCACCACAAAAAATGAATTGATAGAAGCTGCCGACCAGGCACTATACAAAGCTAAAAACGCAGGTAAAAATACGGTAGTTTCTTTTAAGGAGTTTGTAACCATTGATTGA
- a CDS encoding ATP synthase beta subunit C-terminal domain-containing protein, translating into MENLRLNVALLRKKVPNLTSAAKSVGLRPATVSNLSTGKIPVGRAEVRTIVALAELAGCSLDELILRGESVEMIETGIKTLDLFAPIAKGGTVGLVARPGMGQLVVLGEMLFRLKREGYVTILIKPKGNHPELDDILDDVDFVTNNINETFKVMLKEGTDKDYVLTADRSYVISGEFFTLQETFDDKGISEVTTFLMDLKGEAVDEDLPYGPLDTLWQFDADLAARHKYPAINPIYSTSSILEGSYLEPVHHSIQQRAQKLLRRYRELRAIVNVHGIERLPAAESQIYKQGERLEAYLTQPFFVAEAFTGKKGEDVKLEDTLNDVRRILENPSSISEANELNFIGKLKR; encoded by the coding sequence ATGGAAAATCTTAGACTCAATGTAGCGTTATTGAGAAAAAAGGTGCCAAACCTGACATCTGCAGCTAAATCTGTAGGACTGAGACCTGCAACTGTTTCAAATTTGTCCACCGGAAAAATACCGGTCGGCAGGGCAGAGGTGCGGACTATAGTAGCTCTGGCAGAGTTGGCTGGCTGCAGTTTGGATGAACTGATTTTAAGAGGGGAGAGTGTAGAAATGATTGAAACAGGCATTAAAACTCTGGACTTATTTGCGCCAATTGCAAAGGGCGGAACTGTTGGGCTAGTTGCGCGCCCGGGAATGGGGCAATTAGTTGTACTTGGCGAGATGCTTTTTCGACTGAAAAGGGAAGGGTATGTCACAATTCTTATAAAACCAAAGGGCAATCATCCAGAGCTTGACGATATTCTCGATGACGTCGATTTCGTAACAAACAATATCAATGAGACATTTAAGGTAATGTTAAAAGAAGGGACAGATAAGGACTACGTTCTTACAGCCGACAGATCTTATGTAATATCAGGTGAATTCTTCACCCTACAGGAAACTTTCGATGACAAAGGAATCAGCGAGGTAACGACATTCCTGATGGATTTGAAAGGAGAGGCTGTCGATGAAGACCTTCCGTATGGCCCTCTTGATACTTTATGGCAATTCGATGCCGACCTTGCAGCGCGCCATAAATACCCTGCAATCAACCCAATCTACTCAACATCCTCCATCCTAGAGGGGTCATATTTAGAACCTGTTCACCATAGCATTCAACAAAGAGCGCAAAAGCTTTTACGCAGGTACAGGGAATTGCGGGCGATCGTCAATGTACATGGCATCGAACGCCTTCCAGCTGCTGAGTCGCAGATTTATAAGCAGGGCGAGAGATTAGAGGCATATTTGACACAGCCTTTCTTTGTAGCGGAAGCCTTCACTGGCAAGAAGGGGGAGGACGTGAAACTCGAGGACACACTAAACGATGTGAGAAGAATCCTTGAAAACCCTTCTAGTATATCCGAAGCCAATGAGCTTAATTTTATCGGAAAATTAAAGCGCTGA
- the pduL gene encoding phosphate propanoyltransferase produces MIPIGVSNRHIHLTREDLDRLFGEGYQLTTAKELSQPGEFAANETVRVIGPKGEFPAVRILGPLRKFTQLEISKTDSFSLGVKAPLRASGKIAGTPGIKLVGPKAELEIQEGVIVAERHIHMTQADAAKYNVQDGDYVSVKSAGERSLVFNQVLIRVKDTYALDMHIDTDEANAAGLRTGDQVEIMK; encoded by the coding sequence ATGATTCCTATTGGTGTATCAAATCGCCATATTCATTTAACTAGAGAAGATTTAGATCGGCTTTTCGGTGAAGGATATCAGCTTACTACTGCTAAAGAGCTTTCACAGCCAGGGGAGTTTGCCGCGAATGAAACAGTAAGAGTCATAGGTCCAAAAGGGGAATTTCCCGCAGTCAGGATTCTTGGTCCTTTAAGGAAGTTCACTCAGCTTGAAATTTCCAAGACTGACTCCTTTTCGCTCGGAGTAAAAGCACCCTTAAGAGCTTCAGGGAAGATTGCCGGCACTCCAGGCATTAAGCTTGTCGGCCCAAAAGCTGAACTGGAAATTCAGGAAGGCGTCATCGTGGCAGAACGCCATATTCATATGACCCAAGCTGACGCTGCAAAGTATAATGTCCAGGATGGAGACTATGTAAGTGTTAAATCTGCAGGTGAAAGAAGCTTAGTATTCAATCAAGTACTCATAAGGGTGAAAGATACCTACGCTCTTGATATGCACATTGATACTGATGAAGCTAACGCGGCTGGTCTGCGTACTGGCGACCAGGTTGAAATAATGAAATAA